In the genome of Ananas comosus cultivar F153 linkage group 11, ASM154086v1, whole genome shotgun sequence, one region contains:
- the LOC109717699 gene encoding dihydroorotase, mitochondrial isoform X1: MRAYYSPSQSLASPTYHPRSPLSSLLLQSLSLPRNPNRAARAIARSSKMEELAMTKPDDWHLHLRDGDLLQAVLPHSAKHFGRAIVMPNLKPPITTTTMAVAYRESILKVLPPGSGFDPLMTLYLTDNTSAEEIKLARMSGVVFAVKLYPAGATTNSQDGVTDIFGKCLPVLEEMVEQNMPLLVHGEVTDPDVDIFDREKVFIETILTPLVQRLPRLKVVMEHITTIDAVRFIESYNEGVFSCGNVAATVTPQHLLLNRNSLFRGGLQPHNYCLPVLKREIHRQAIILAVTSGSRRYFLGTDSAPHERKRKECTCGCAGIYNASVALSLYAKVFEEAGALDKLEAFTSFNGPDFYGLPRNSSKIVLRKSQWKVPETYTYSSGTIVPMFAGETLSWLPCDN, from the exons ATGCGCGCTTATTACTCTCCGTCTCAATCTCTCGCCTCTCCGACATATCATCCCCGCTCCccactctcctctctcctcctccaatccctctccctcccccgaAACCCTAATCGAGCGGCGCGGGCGATCGCGAGGAGCTCGAAAATGGAGGAGCTCGCGATGACGAAGCCCGACGATTGGCACCTCCACCTCCGCGACGGCGACCTCCTCCAAGCCGTTCTCCCTCACAG CGCGAAGCACTTTGGGAGGGCGATCGTGATGCCGAATCTGAAGCCGCCGATCACCACCACGACAATGGCGGTGGCGTATCGGGAATCCATCTTGAAGGTGCTTCCCCCGGGAAGTGGTTTCGATCCCCTGATGACGCTGTACTTGACGGATAATACGAGCGCCGAAGAGATCAAACTCGCCA GGATGAGTGGAGTGGTGTTTGCTGTAAAACTATATCCTGCTGGAGCTACTACAAATTCCCAAGATGGGGTGACTGATATTTTTGGGAAATGTTTACCTGTACTTGAAGAGATGGTTGAGCAAAATATGCCGTTGCTT GTTCATGGAGAAGTGACAGATCCTGATGTCGACATATTTGACCGAGAAAAGGTTTTCATTGAAACAATTTTAACGCCATTAGTTCAACGGCTTCCACGGCTCAAAGTAGTGATGGAGCATATTACAACTATTGATGCAGTCAGGTTCATTGAATCATACAATGAAGGTGTTTTTTCTTGCG GCAATGTTGCTGCAACTGTAACTCCGCAACATCTTCTTTTAAATCGGAATTCTTTGTTTCGAGGTGGTTTGCAGCCTCACAATTACTGTCTTCCAGTTCTGAAACGAGAGATTCATA GACAAGCTATCATCTTAGCTGTCACAAGTGGAAGCAGAAGATACTTTCTTGGGACTGATAGTGCTCCGCacgagagaaaaaggaaagaatgtACTTGTGGATGTGCAGGCATATATAATGCTTCTGTGGCATTGTCTCTTTATGCCAAAGTGTTTGAAGAG GCTGGCGCGCTTGACAAACTAGAGGCGTTTACAAGCTTCAATGGACCAGATTTTTATGGTCTTCCTCGGAACAGTTCAAAGATTGTGTTAAGAAAGAGCCAATGGAAAGTGCCAGAAACATATACTTATTCATCTGGTACAATTGTACCCATGTTTGCCGGAGAGACTCTTAGCTGGCTTCCTTGCGACAACTAA
- the LOC109717699 gene encoding dihydroorotase, mitochondrial isoform X2 — protein sequence MRAYYSPSQSLASPTYHPRSPLSSLLLQSLSLPRNPNRAARAIARSSKMEELAMTKPDDWHLHLRDGDLLQAVLPHSAKHFGRAIVMPNLKPPITTTTMAVAYRESILKVLPPGSGFDPLMTLYLTDNTSAEEIKLARMSGVVFAVKLYPAGATTNSQDGVTDIFGKCLPVLEEMVEQNMPLLVHGEVTDPDVDIFDREKVFIETILTPLVQRLPRLKVVMEHITTIDAVRFIESYNEGNVAATVTPQHLLLNRNSLFRGGLQPHNYCLPVLKREIHRQAIILAVTSGSRRYFLGTDSAPHERKRKECTCGCAGIYNASVALSLYAKVFEEAGALDKLEAFTSFNGPDFYGLPRNSSKIVLRKSQWKVPETYTYSSGTIVPMFAGETLSWLPCDN from the exons ATGCGCGCTTATTACTCTCCGTCTCAATCTCTCGCCTCTCCGACATATCATCCCCGCTCCccactctcctctctcctcctccaatccctctccctcccccgaAACCCTAATCGAGCGGCGCGGGCGATCGCGAGGAGCTCGAAAATGGAGGAGCTCGCGATGACGAAGCCCGACGATTGGCACCTCCACCTCCGCGACGGCGACCTCCTCCAAGCCGTTCTCCCTCACAG CGCGAAGCACTTTGGGAGGGCGATCGTGATGCCGAATCTGAAGCCGCCGATCACCACCACGACAATGGCGGTGGCGTATCGGGAATCCATCTTGAAGGTGCTTCCCCCGGGAAGTGGTTTCGATCCCCTGATGACGCTGTACTTGACGGATAATACGAGCGCCGAAGAGATCAAACTCGCCA GGATGAGTGGAGTGGTGTTTGCTGTAAAACTATATCCTGCTGGAGCTACTACAAATTCCCAAGATGGGGTGACTGATATTTTTGGGAAATGTTTACCTGTACTTGAAGAGATGGTTGAGCAAAATATGCCGTTGCTT GTTCATGGAGAAGTGACAGATCCTGATGTCGACATATTTGACCGAGAAAAGGTTTTCATTGAAACAATTTTAACGCCATTAGTTCAACGGCTTCCACGGCTCAAAGTAGTGATGGAGCATATTACAACTATTGATGCAGTCAGGTTCATTGAATCATACAATGAAG GCAATGTTGCTGCAACTGTAACTCCGCAACATCTTCTTTTAAATCGGAATTCTTTGTTTCGAGGTGGTTTGCAGCCTCACAATTACTGTCTTCCAGTTCTGAAACGAGAGATTCATA GACAAGCTATCATCTTAGCTGTCACAAGTGGAAGCAGAAGATACTTTCTTGGGACTGATAGTGCTCCGCacgagagaaaaaggaaagaatgtACTTGTGGATGTGCAGGCATATATAATGCTTCTGTGGCATTGTCTCTTTATGCCAAAGTGTTTGAAGAG GCTGGCGCGCTTGACAAACTAGAGGCGTTTACAAGCTTCAATGGACCAGATTTTTATGGTCTTCCTCGGAACAGTTCAAAGATTGTGTTAAGAAAGAGCCAATGGAAAGTGCCAGAAACATATACTTATTCATCTGGTACAATTGTACCCATGTTTGCCGGAGAGACTCTTAGCTGGCTTCCTTGCGACAACTAA